One part of the Paraglaciecola sp. L3A3 genome encodes these proteins:
- a CDS encoding DUF6445 family protein produces MKNSSYLKRYFTKSTNHFELIQVINYMPNRLAAYPTSILHIAFIENQQKERLTTNILFISLL; encoded by the coding sequence ATTAAGAACTCTAGTTATTTGAAAAGATATTTTACAAAATCTACCAATCACTTTGAGTTAATTCAAGTTATTAACTATATGCCAAATAGACTGGCTGCGTACCCTACTTCGATATTACATATTGCATTTATAGAAAACCAACAAAAGGAACGTTTAACCACGAATATACTTTTTATTAGCCTTCTGTGA
- a CDS encoding GFA family protein, with protein sequence MGNTVNGSCLCGAVKSTVTGPFNRFYQCYCDRCQKKTGSAFAALIFTSPDRIEWHSGQEQTKRFDLPNAVRFSNNFCTNCGSQVPYLSRDGSQLVIPAGYLDGDPKIRPMANIFSAETPCWFEEGQTADRFKQYPE encoded by the coding sequence ATGGGAAATACTGTGAATGGCAGTTGTTTGTGTGGAGCAGTAAAAAGCACAGTAACTGGTCCTTTTAATCGCTTTTATCAATGTTATTGTGATCGATGTCAAAAGAAGACGGGCTCTGCTTTTGCGGCTTTAATTTTTACGAGCCCTGATAGAATTGAGTGGCACTCAGGTCAAGAACAAACCAAACGCTTTGATTTACCTAATGCGGTACGTTTTAGTAATAACTTTTGCACTAATTGTGGCTCACAGGTGCCTTACTTGAGTCGAGATGGTTCACAATTAGTAATACCAGCTGGGTATCTTGATGGTGATCCAAAAATACGCCCTATGGCGAATATTTTTTCTGCAGAAACACCTTGTTGGTTTGAAGAAGGTCAAACTGCAGATAGGTTTAAGCAGTACCCAGAATAA
- a CDS encoding Gfo/Idh/MocA family protein — MIQQKLKVACSGTGYFSQFHYQAWSRIDQVDLVGVCNRTLQSADDFAKKYQIDHSFDDLENMLKKTQPDLLDIITPPATHLNSVKIAAKLGIDVICQKPFGETLEVARQMVEIAEQAGIKLIVHENFRFMPWYRSIKQTLDTGVLGEVLNAEFRLRTGDGQGPEAYLSRQPYFQQMPKFLVHETAIHFIDTFRYLFGEPKSVYADLRRCNPHIKGEDSGIILFGFDNNLRAIFDGNRLLDHATTNPRRTMGELSICGTKGELTLDGEARIWLRAFAEDKSKELVYSWNDQNFGGDCVFNTIEHIVEHYLAAGKLENTGKQYLQNILLEEAVYQSAAESRKINL; from the coding sequence ATGATTCAACAAAAGTTAAAGGTAGCCTGTTCTGGGACAGGATATTTTAGTCAATTTCATTACCAGGCTTGGTCTAGAATTGATCAGGTCGACTTAGTGGGGGTATGCAACCGTACCCTACAATCAGCTGACGACTTTGCTAAAAAATACCAAATAGACCATAGTTTTGATGATCTAGAAAATATGCTAAAGAAAACTCAACCAGATCTATTAGATATTATTACGCCGCCAGCGACTCATTTAAACTCAGTCAAGATAGCGGCTAAATTAGGTATAGATGTAATTTGCCAAAAACCATTTGGAGAAACCTTAGAGGTGGCTAGACAAATGGTCGAGATAGCAGAGCAAGCTGGTATTAAACTTATAGTACATGAAAATTTTCGCTTCATGCCTTGGTATCGTAGCATCAAACAAACCTTGGATACTGGTGTTTTAGGTGAGGTTTTAAACGCTGAATTTCGCTTGCGTACTGGCGATGGTCAAGGGCCCGAGGCCTATTTATCTCGCCAGCCCTATTTTCAACAAATGCCTAAGTTTTTAGTGCACGAAACGGCTATCCACTTTATTGATACTTTTCGTTATTTATTTGGCGAACCTAAATCAGTTTATGCCGATTTACGCCGCTGTAATCCACACATTAAAGGTGAAGACTCAGGTATAATATTGTTCGGTTTCGATAATAATTTACGGGCCATCTTTGATGGCAACCGTTTATTAGATCACGCCACCACTAACCCTAGGCGCACTATGGGCGAGCTGAGTATTTGTGGAACCAAAGGAGAACTCACCCTAGATGGCGAAGCTCGAATTTGGTTACGTGCTTTTGCTGAAGATAAAAGTAAAGAATTGGTTTATTCATGGAATGACCAAAATTTTGGTGGCGATTGTGTATTCAATACCATAGAGCACATAGTTGAACATTATTTAGCTGCGGGAAAATTAGAAAATACTGGTAAGCAGTATCTACAAAATATTCTGTTAGAAGAAGCCGTTTATCAATCTGCCGCAGAATCTCGCAAAATCAACCTATAA
- a CDS encoding FadR/GntR family transcriptional regulator → MANFAGSKNLSQRMTSELGRAIVCGEYPRDVSLPTEAALCDKFGVSRTAVREAIKMLTAKGLISSKPKQGIRILPEEHWNILDAEMLSWSLQAKPSLSVLKEFTQMRMAVEPEACALAARHATPERLADIEDALTRMQLSVKNNDQAAELQADIDFHVAILYATENRFYIHMRDFTSTALNVSIQHTTPAIDDPEGVVEEHARIFNAIKTGNAERAKNSMFLLIDEALSIIEKKLAQA, encoded by the coding sequence ATGGCTAATTTTGCAGGCAGTAAAAATTTATCACAAAGAATGACCAGTGAATTAGGAAGAGCGATAGTTTGTGGAGAATATCCTAGGGATGTGAGTTTACCCACAGAGGCCGCATTATGCGATAAATTTGGTGTGAGTAGGACAGCTGTGCGTGAAGCAATAAAAATGCTAACCGCAAAAGGCTTAATTTCAAGTAAACCCAAACAAGGGATCAGAATTTTACCGGAAGAACATTGGAATATTCTAGATGCTGAAATGTTAAGTTGGTCTTTACAAGCTAAGCCTTCTTTAAGTGTGTTGAAAGAATTCACCCAAATGCGGATGGCTGTTGAGCCTGAAGCGTGCGCTTTAGCTGCGCGTCACGCGACTCCCGAACGCTTAGCTGATATTGAAGATGCGCTCACTCGTATGCAATTATCAGTAAAAAATAATGATCAAGCTGCTGAATTACAGGCTGATATCGACTTCCATGTGGCCATTTTGTATGCCACTGAAAACCGTTTTTATATTCATATGCGCGATTTTACTAGCACAGCTTTGAATGTCAGTATTCAACATACTACCCCTGCAATTGATGATCCTGAGGGGGTGGTTGAAGAACATGCTCGTATTTTTAATGCCATAAAAACAGGCAATGCTGAAAGAGCAAAAAATAGTATGTTTTTACTAATTGATGAAGCTCTCAGTATTATAGAAAAAAAATTAGCCCAAGCTTAA
- a CDS encoding DUF5060 domain-containing protein: protein MKRLIIGCSQALMLAFFSSSGTAQVNSAEISADALMLQGSGFFIREGMIAFRERDGKTTGQVSSTVPMGNGRFDISLHTAGDKNGQSTYTLKVGESVVGSFTAPETNKDIDNSDKFIATFKRVEVNEGEKFTVSVKNSSKNGKDFSRGYWSKIVFKPIDYDPGKAKSDLATLRLQEEIEAGPALISPRHADGNASVVISGEKKQWHDVILTMDGPFAYEQDIEPNPFLDYRMSVTFAHESGVPTYTVPGYFAADGNAAESSAESGVKWRAHVSPDKAGKWSYRVSFVKGENASVTPSVGEYVFPYQGVYGTFKVAKTDKKGKDFRAKGRLQYVGGHYLRHAGTGEYFLKAGPDAPETMLAYADIDNTFGVKPNLAIKTWQPHAQDAKSNDPTWQGGKGKNLLGAFNYLSDKGLNAFSFLTYNAAGDGDNIWPYVERNGKFHFDTSKLDQWGILFSHAQKLGLYLHFKLQENENDDNRKKGPVIIKESLDGGLLGIERKLYLREIIARYSHHLALNWNLGEENTQSYEEQRDMAEYILNVDPYDHNTVIHSFPNQQEKVYQQLLGAQSVLTGASLQNSWKHAHEKTLRWITASRAAGKPWVVANDEQNPAGMGVPPDPGYKGFDGWAEDREMKYNLHDIRKKTLWGNLMAGGAGVEYYFGYRLLENDLVAEDFRSRDKSWDYAGIAVQFFADNDVPFHRMRNMDQLAATDKNVEDPYVFANEGEIYLVYLHTANKTTLDLSLDKGKFSVRWFNPRTGGRLERGTVSNLSAGGVVNIGQPKTEKNEDWLAVIRKL, encoded by the coding sequence ATGAAACGATTAATAATTGGCTGTAGCCAAGCCTTAATGCTGGCCTTTTTTAGTAGTAGTGGAACCGCACAAGTTAACAGTGCAGAAATTAGTGCTGATGCACTCATGTTACAGGGTAGTGGTTTTTTTATCCGGGAAGGGATGATCGCTTTTCGAGAACGTGATGGCAAAACCACAGGGCAGGTTAGTTCAACAGTGCCAATGGGCAACGGTCGTTTTGATATTAGTTTACATACAGCCGGTGACAAAAATGGGCAATCTACCTATACATTGAAAGTAGGTGAAAGTGTAGTGGGTTCGTTTACTGCACCTGAAACCAATAAAGATATAGATAACTCTGATAAATTTATTGCCACTTTTAAACGTGTGGAAGTAAATGAAGGTGAAAAGTTTACTGTTAGTGTCAAAAATTCTAGTAAAAACGGCAAAGACTTTAGTCGTGGATATTGGTCAAAAATTGTTTTTAAACCGATTGATTATGATCCAGGTAAAGCAAAATCTGATTTAGCCACTTTACGTTTACAAGAAGAAATAGAAGCAGGACCTGCTTTAATATCACCTAGGCATGCTGATGGAAATGCAAGTGTAGTTATCTCGGGTGAGAAAAAACAATGGCATGATGTAATATTAACTATGGATGGACCTTTTGCTTATGAGCAAGATATCGAGCCTAATCCATTTTTAGATTATAGAATGTCAGTCACTTTTGCCCACGAGTCAGGTGTACCGACTTATACTGTACCAGGTTATTTTGCTGCTGATGGTAACGCTGCTGAAAGTTCTGCAGAATCAGGGGTAAAATGGCGTGCACATGTATCTCCTGATAAAGCTGGGAAGTGGAGTTATCGTGTGTCCTTCGTTAAAGGTGAGAATGCTTCTGTCACACCATCTGTAGGAGAATATGTTTTTCCTTATCAAGGTGTTTATGGCACATTTAAAGTGGCTAAAACGGATAAGAAAGGCAAAGATTTTAGAGCTAAGGGCCGTCTACAATATGTTGGAGGACACTATTTACGTCACGCTGGAACAGGTGAATATTTCTTAAAAGCCGGCCCTGATGCTCCTGAAACTATGCTGGCTTATGCCGATATTGATAATACTTTTGGTGTTAAACCTAACCTTGCTATTAAAACATGGCAGCCTCATGCACAAGATGCAAAATCAAATGATCCAACTTGGCAGGGTGGTAAAGGTAAAAACTTATTAGGTGCATTTAACTATTTATCTGACAAAGGATTAAATGCCTTTTCATTCTTAACCTACAATGCCGCAGGTGACGGCGACAATATTTGGCCTTATGTTGAACGTAACGGCAAGTTTCACTTTGATACGTCTAAGTTAGATCAGTGGGGGATTCTATTCTCACATGCACAAAAATTAGGCTTGTACCTGCACTTCAAACTGCAAGAAAATGAAAACGATGATAACCGCAAAAAAGGTCCAGTTATCATCAAAGAATCTTTAGATGGTGGTTTATTGGGTATTGAAAGAAAGTTATACCTAAGAGAAATCATTGCCCGTTATTCACATCACCTAGCGTTAAATTGGAATTTAGGCGAAGAAAATACACAAAGTTATGAAGAGCAAAGAGATATGGCTGAGTACATTTTAAATGTCGACCCGTATGATCATAATACTGTTATTCATTCATTCCCCAATCAACAAGAAAAAGTTTATCAGCAGTTATTAGGTGCTCAATCTGTTTTAACGGGCGCGTCACTGCAAAACAGTTGGAAACATGCCCATGAAAAAACCTTACGTTGGATTACGGCATCTAGAGCTGCAGGTAAACCTTGGGTAGTGGCCAACGATGAACAAAATCCAGCAGGTATGGGTGTACCACCGGATCCTGGTTATAAAGGATTTGATGGCTGGGCTGAAGACCGTGAAATGAAATATAACCTACATGATATTCGTAAGAAGACTTTATGGGGTAATCTAATGGCCGGTGGAGCAGGCGTTGAGTATTATTTCGGTTATCGCCTTTTAGAAAATGACTTAGTGGCTGAAGACTTTAGAAGCCGCGATAAATCATGGGATTATGCGGGCATAGCTGTGCAGTTTTTTGCAGATAATGACGTACCCTTCCATCGTATGCGTAATATGGATCAGTTAGCTGCAACGGATAAAAATGTTGAAGACCCTTATGTTTTTGCTAATGAAGGTGAAATATATTTAGTGTACTTACACACAGCAAACAAAACGACTTTAGATCTTAGTTTAGACAAAGGAAAATTCAGTGTACGTTGGTTCAATCCTCGTACAGGTGGACGTTTGGAAAGAGGCACGGTTAGCAATTTGAGTGCCGGTGGTGTGGTCAATATAGGTCAGCCTAAAACAGAAAAAAATGAAGATTGGTTAGCGGTAATCCGTAAACTATAA
- a CDS encoding TonB-dependent receptor, with product MNNKFKLKPLAIAMLPILIGSSTSLVQAQETQKDQVEVIEVTGFKGSLLRSLNNKRSSDAISDSVFSEDIGKSADQDIGEALQRITGVSIQRGGGVGDGGDSTTVSVRGASPDLNVISLNGVTLTSSSENQTVDLSAFSSDILNSIEVLKTATADQNEGSLGASVILKTFRPLDASENKRVVEFQGRHSDFADEQDYKLSGSFSEKFLDDTLGFYVTAFKETQAYRQDRFFANGYKTQTFDDALNKNTGQPMGGPTTGLINDQNGYSLSTNQLEREGFTTAIQWLPTEETEVLLDITMSDQYVAYDEATFTIIGPNDKYLPEDPIATGDDPWVVYNPDNQLFEKVLNRYSRGRIAQLENGIETTNRVYSIDVNHYFTDNFSMKFRAGYSKTVADDDYYTYINTNNFAHVSDAQTEGLAVGVVEPVGYDCTSGICLARFGSGIVGYGPDIDGVPQTGAPDEDPLDNTSTTMFNPDDLNALHLQQVNTRDRDLSDKQKQVFLDFDYETNWGPVTKIEFGAKYQKRNKDVFNQNNFFENADDAWVPDGQSSPSLGAGVASIRLDQVTKGQTKHGDDFLDILGYPRDNATDGWYTIDGQKALDLLFTTPDVRRRPDLSNDRQVELENKALYFKMNFSLLDDDLTGNFGIRYVESSVDSIGYSGVKHKTGPFASDYKLLQIAADSSLAPCTAAQLYNNGVDYNPDANDIEGANLAGALDENGNWGPAPGQSCYDADWNSTPLARSRYWYAPGLGENPAQYQATGSNTYDNWLPSLSLNYQLNDETVLRAAASTTMARPRIDSLKPSYTLNQNLWGGGDSNGTINNPNLIALESNNFDLSYEWYFNDGGALSAAIFYKDMTNFEEIATRSEHWIDLRGYTTEQLEALDPLGEALIQPKDDGSPKTVFEEPNCMPNFRHRWESNAIDLVTQCDIINVNVIRNGKGASIQGLELGYNQNYDFLPGILSGLGVSANYTYSDSKTEAEIIGFDTQLSSLPLENVSKHQYNLSTFWEKDGNLIRLAYNHRSDSLSRRSYRNGAIWNDGGGSLDLSATYKINETFTLTFNAVNLNERIYRQYYTNLVDATFELEGNALEGEANKSRTVREWASGATYRLAIRATF from the coding sequence ATGAATAATAAATTTAAACTCAAGCCGTTAGCAATCGCAATGTTACCTATTCTAATAGGCAGTAGTACAAGCCTTGTACAAGCTCAAGAAACCCAAAAAGACCAAGTAGAAGTTATAGAAGTAACTGGTTTTAAGGGGAGTCTACTTCGTTCATTAAATAACAAGCGATCTAGTGACGCCATAAGCGACTCTGTTTTTTCTGAAGATATAGGTAAATCTGCAGACCAAGATATAGGTGAAGCTCTTCAGCGTATAACTGGTGTATCTATTCAGCGTGGTGGGGGTGTTGGCGATGGCGGTGACTCTACAACCGTTAGTGTGCGTGGCGCGAGCCCTGACTTAAACGTCATCAGTTTAAACGGGGTAACATTAACTAGTAGCTCCGAAAACCAAACAGTAGATTTAAGTGCTTTTTCTTCCGATATATTGAATTCTATTGAAGTTTTAAAAACTGCCACGGCTGACCAAAATGAGGGAAGTTTAGGTGCAAGTGTTATATTAAAAACTTTCCGCCCTTTAGATGCTAGCGAAAACAAACGAGTGGTTGAATTTCAAGGACGCCATAGTGATTTTGCTGACGAGCAAGATTATAAACTTTCTGGCTCATTTTCTGAAAAATTCTTAGATGATACCTTAGGTTTTTATGTAACAGCATTTAAAGAAACACAGGCATATCGTCAAGACCGCTTTTTCGCTAATGGATATAAAACGCAAACTTTTGACGACGCTTTAAATAAAAACACAGGTCAACCCATGGGCGGCCCAACTACAGGTCTTATAAATGACCAAAATGGTTATTCATTATCTACTAACCAATTAGAGCGCGAAGGGTTTACCACAGCAATACAATGGCTACCAACTGAAGAAACAGAAGTACTACTAGATATCACCATGTCAGACCAATATGTTGCTTATGATGAAGCAACATTTACAATTATTGGCCCTAACGATAAATATTTACCAGAGGATCCGATAGCAACTGGCGATGATCCTTGGGTAGTATATAATCCCGACAATCAATTGTTTGAGAAAGTACTTAATCGATATTCCCGTGGTCGTATTGCCCAACTAGAAAACGGAATTGAAACCACTAACCGGGTTTATAGCATTGATGTTAATCATTATTTTACAGATAATTTTAGTATGAAGTTCCGCGCAGGTTATTCAAAAACCGTTGCAGATGATGACTATTACACCTACATCAATACCAATAACTTTGCGCACGTTAGCGATGCTCAAACCGAAGGGTTAGCGGTTGGTGTGGTTGAACCAGTAGGTTACGACTGTACATCAGGCATATGTTTGGCCCGCTTTGGCTCAGGTATAGTTGGCTACGGCCCTGATATTGATGGCGTTCCTCAAACGGGTGCACCAGATGAAGATCCTTTAGATAATACGTCTACAACCATGTTCAACCCTGATGACTTAAATGCCCTTCACCTGCAACAAGTGAACACTCGTGATCGTGATTTGAGCGATAAACAAAAACAGGTATTCTTAGATTTTGATTATGAAACAAATTGGGGCCCAGTCACTAAAATTGAATTTGGGGCTAAATATCAAAAACGTAATAAAGATGTGTTTAACCAAAATAACTTCTTTGAAAATGCTGATGATGCTTGGGTACCTGACGGACAAAGTAGTCCTAGTTTAGGCGCAGGTGTTGCCTCTATACGTTTAGATCAAGTAACTAAAGGGCAAACTAAACACGGTGATGACTTCTTAGATATTTTAGGTTACCCAAGAGATAACGCTACTGATGGTTGGTATACTATTGACGGTCAAAAAGCGTTAGACTTACTATTTACTACGCCTGATGTACGCAGAAGACCTGATTTATCTAATGACAGACAAGTTGAATTAGAGAACAAAGCACTCTATTTCAAAATGAACTTCTCATTATTAGATGACGACTTAACCGGTAACTTTGGTATTCGTTATGTTGAAAGCTCAGTAGACAGCATTGGTTATTCAGGTGTTAAACACAAAACAGGACCATTTGCTTCTGATTACAAATTATTACAAATAGCTGCTGATTCATCCTTAGCCCCTTGTACAGCTGCGCAACTATATAATAATGGCGTTGACTATAACCCTGATGCTAATGATATTGAGGGTGCCAACCTTGCTGGTGCCTTAGATGAAAATGGTAATTGGGGTCCCGCTCCAGGACAAAGTTGTTATGATGCAGATTGGAACTCGACTCCTCTAGCTCGTTCGCGTTACTGGTACGCCCCTGGCTTAGGAGAGAATCCTGCCCAGTATCAAGCAACAGGCTCAAATACTTACGATAACTGGTTACCTAGTTTATCCTTAAATTACCAGTTAAATGACGAAACGGTATTACGTGCCGCAGCATCTACAACAATGGCCCGTCCTAGAATTGACAGTTTAAAACCAAGTTATACATTGAATCAAAACCTATGGGGTGGAGGAGATTCAAACGGTACCATTAACAACCCGAATTTGATTGCTTTAGAATCAAATAATTTTGATTTATCTTATGAGTGGTACTTTAACGATGGTGGCGCATTAAGTGCAGCTATTTTCTATAAAGATATGACCAACTTTGAAGAAATAGCCACACGTAGTGAACACTGGATTGATTTACGTGGTTATACTACTGAGCAATTAGAAGCGCTTGACCCGCTTGGTGAAGCCTTAATTCAACCAAAGGACGATGGTTCACCAAAAACAGTGTTTGAAGAGCCAAACTGTATGCCTAACTTCCGCCATAGATGGGAAAGTAACGCTATCGATTTGGTTACTCAATGTGACATTATTAACGTAAACGTAATACGAAATGGTAAAGGTGCCTCAATTCAAGGCTTAGAATTAGGCTATAACCAAAACTATGACTTTTTACCCGGCATATTGAGTGGATTAGGTGTTTCCGCTAACTACACTTACTCAGACTCAAAAACCGAAGCAGAAATCATTGGTTTTGACACCCAACTTTCATCATTACCGTTAGAAAACGTGTCTAAGCACCAGTACAACCTTTCTACTTTTTGGGAAAAAGACGGTAATTTAATCCGTTTAGCTTATAATCACAGAAGTGATTCGTTATCACGCCGGTCTTACCGCAATGGGGCTATTTGGAATGATGGAGGTGGGTCTCTAGACTTGTCTGCAACATATAAGATAAATGAAACATTCACGTTAACATTTAATGCAGTTAACCTAAACGAACGTATATATAGACAATATTATACAAACTTAGTTGATGCGACGTTTGAGCTTGAAGGTAATGCCTTAGAAGGTGAAGCTAACAAGTCGAGAACAGTTCGAGAATGGGCTAGCGGTGCTACATATCGTTTAGCCATTCGTGCAACATTCTAG
- a CDS encoding DUF6445 family protein, whose product MNKISSPIIRYLIFNPRHYTLAVLHYLNTGDFGGTAFYKHTSTQFKTIQQIECENRLRQQNNFILRTLVI is encoded by the coding sequence ATGAACAAGATTTCGTCCCCAATTATTAGATACCTCATTTTTAACCCAAGACATTATACCTTAGCGGTTTTACACTATTTAAACACTGGCGACTTTGGCGGTACTGCATTTTATAAACATACGTCTACACAATTTAAAACAATACAGCAAATAGAGTGTGAAAATAGGTTGAGACAGCAGAACAATTTTATATTAAGAACTCTAGTTATTTGA
- a CDS encoding RCC1 domain-containing protein, which yields MSCEFSEQKAQQQPAPQVGQVSLANVLTAGPFGACVIDQELNTHCWGKNYMQKDADFDCRLHPDKWGQITEVSIAGQHKPYTCFGRAYAPHDLGKVLANAETHTGVCSILAESKNSLSNIRCWGPEMNTDTPNYKDFVSISGGDRHACGIRYNGDVICWPTTSDAQQTNYNRNWAGKYPRPPAGLKAKAIASTGDAVCAIRKLDDKVVCWGGLQAPLALKAKQISVGGGWPDYSKIGKPKFPAQACAIDMSDHVICWGSGKALNVPDSLTAKSIATYSTGSCAVTLNGKGVCWGEDINLNPDFYVDEKPKGHNLQYVSAAKGAVIFIREDNSVYVYRGYQSIEKPYFIPPPLVKAYTQ from the coding sequence TTGAGCTGTGAATTTAGTGAGCAAAAAGCCCAACAACAGCCAGCACCTCAAGTAGGTCAAGTTTCTTTAGCTAATGTTTTAACGGCAGGGCCATTCGGTGCTTGTGTGATTGATCAAGAGCTTAATACCCATTGTTGGGGCAAGAACTACATGCAGAAAGATGCCGATTTTGATTGTCGTTTGCATCCTGATAAGTGGGGCCAAATTACAGAGGTGTCAATAGCTGGGCAACACAAGCCTTATACTTGTTTTGGTCGGGCTTATGCTCCACATGATTTAGGTAAGGTGTTGGCTAATGCTGAAACTCATACAGGTGTTTGTTCCATTTTAGCTGAGTCAAAAAACAGCCTGTCTAATATACGATGCTGGGGCCCAGAGATGAATACTGATACTCCTAACTATAAAGATTTTGTCAGCATATCAGGTGGTGATCGCCATGCTTGTGGTATTAGATATAATGGTGATGTCATTTGTTGGCCAACCACTAGTGATGCTCAGCAAACCAATTACAATAGAAATTGGGCTGGTAAATATCCAAGGCCACCTGCAGGGCTTAAAGCCAAAGCTATCGCAAGTACGGGTGATGCAGTTTGTGCCATTCGTAAGTTGGACGATAAAGTGGTTTGCTGGGGAGGGCTACAAGCACCCCTTGCTCTAAAAGCTAAACAAATATCCGTAGGGGGTGGTTGGCCTGATTATAGCAAAATAGGAAAACCAAAGTTTCCAGCGCAAGCTTGTGCTATTGATATGTCAGACCATGTTATTTGTTGGGGATCCGGTAAAGCATTAAACGTACCTGATAGTTTAACGGCCAAGTCTATTGCCACTTATTCAACAGGTTCTTGTGCTGTGACCCTAAACGGCAAGGGAGTGTGTTGGGGGGAAGATATTAACTTGAACCCTGATTTTTATGTTGATGAAAAGCCTAAAGGGCATAATTTGCAGTATGTTTCGGCCGCTAAAGGGGCTGTTATATTTATTCGTGAAGACAATAGTGTGTATGTATATAGAGGGTACCAAAGTATTGAAAAACCTTACTTTATACCGCCACCTTTGGTTAAAGCATATACTCAGTAA
- a CDS encoding SMP-30/gluconolactonase/LRE family protein, producing the protein MLPLSDIKFFAQGLVRPECVLATADGYFYTADFRGGVCKIGPDGNHQLILPKESNGCPELKPNGICLLENGDFLIAHLGDEIGGIYRLTQDGVVSPFITHTDGKPLPPSNFIYLDHQGRLWLTVSTRKIPRADAYRSDVSDGYIALIENGQATIVADNIGYTNEVYVTEDGAKLFVNATFTRETLSFDITADNQLINRKVVASYDKGIFPDGLTMDTEGYLWVTSIVSNTVLRVDPKTGLSQVILEDNDAAHLTWVEEAYKAHTMGRPHLDNVKSQVLQNISSLAFCGNNLSTLALGCLLGNSIGKIESNFSGVKPAHWNFDG; encoded by the coding sequence ATGTTACCTCTATCTGACATAAAGTTTTTTGCACAAGGTTTAGTGCGTCCCGAATGTGTTTTGGCCACGGCTGATGGTTATTTTTATACTGCTGATTTTCGAGGTGGTGTATGTAAAATCGGTCCTGATGGTAATCACCAACTCATATTACCTAAGGAAAGTAACGGCTGCCCAGAATTAAAACCAAACGGTATCTGTTTGTTAGAAAATGGTGACTTTCTTATTGCTCATTTGGGCGATGAAATTGGTGGCATATATAGACTAACGCAAGATGGCGTAGTTTCGCCATTTATTACACATACTGATGGAAAACCTTTACCCCCTTCTAATTTCATTTATTTAGATCACCAAGGTAGGTTGTGGCTTACAGTCAGTACCCGAAAAATACCTAGAGCTGACGCTTATCGTTCTGACGTGAGTGATGGTTATATTGCATTAATTGAAAATGGCCAAGCCACAATTGTCGCCGATAACATAGGTTATACAAATGAAGTGTATGTGACTGAAGATGGAGCAAAACTTTTTGTTAACGCGACCTTTACTAGAGAAACACTTAGCTTTGATATCACAGCAGATAATCAACTGATTAATAGAAAAGTCGTTGCCTCTTACGATAAAGGTATTTTTCCTGATGGATTAACTATGGATACTGAAGGTTATTTGTGGGTAACCAGTATAGTTAGTAATACAGTGCTGCGGGTCGATCCAAAAACTGGGCTCAGCCAAGTCATATTAGAAGACAATGATGCAGCCCATTTAACTTGGGTAGAAGAAGCTTACAAAGCCCATACAATGGGCCGCCCTCACCTAGATAATGTCAAAAGCCAAGTGCTGCAAAATATTAGTTCATTAGCCTTTTGTGGAAATAATTTATCGACTTTGGCCTTAGGGTGTTTACTTGGTAATTCCATTGGTAAAATTGAATCTAACTTTTCAGGTGTAAAACCAGCTCATTGGAATTTTGATGGTTAA